A window of Blastomonas sp. SL216 contains these coding sequences:
- the mreD gene encoding rod shape-determining protein MreD, producing MNAPYRARLNREPSAFRKAAVPIGSVLIGSMTPLLPIVASAPVLPPFGLMVLICWQLLRPGIWPVWAGVPFGMFDDILSGQPVGSAVLLWSVVLIALDLIEQRYIWRNYWQDWFIAAVALIFALAGGLAINNFLVSDTRLSVLFPQMILAIFTYPLVLRVVARLDHIRLKR from the coding sequence ATGAACGCGCCCTATCGCGCCCGGCTGAACCGCGAGCCTTCTGCCTTTCGCAAGGCCGCCGTACCGATCGGATCGGTGCTGATCGGATCGATGACCCCGCTGCTGCCGATCGTCGCCTCTGCCCCGGTGCTGCCACCCTTCGGCCTGATGGTGCTGATCTGCTGGCAGCTGCTGCGTCCCGGCATCTGGCCGGTCTGGGCGGGCGTTCCGTTCGGGATGTTCGACGATATCCTGAGCGGCCAGCCGGTAGGCAGCGCGGTGCTGCTATGGTCGGTGGTGCTGATCGCGCTCGACCTGATCGAGCAGCGCTATATCTGGCGCAATTACTGGCAGGACTGGTTCATAGCCGCCGTAGCGCTTATATTCGCGCTCGCAGGAGGCCTTGCGATCAACAATTTCCTTGTCAGCGACACGCGCCTTTCGGTGCTGTTCCCCCAGATGATCCTGGCGATCTTCACCTATCCCCTGGTGCTGCGCGTCGTCGCGCGGCTCGACCATATCCGCCTCAAGCGCTGA
- the rodA gene encoding rod shape-determining protein RodA, protein MAFVPRPVAELPWQIIFITIAIAGFGVVVLYSAAGGSISPWAGIHALRFVVFLTMALVIRLFSENFVKLGTFPAYALFAVLLLLVELAGAVKGGSQRWIELGFIRLQPSEFMKPLVVLAIARFYEMLPIGQARSWSAIWPPLVLIGVPWFLVMTQPDLGTSIAVMTGGVTVMFLAGVPLRLFIGAGLAGAAFVPFAFFFLLKEYQQNRVLIFLDPESDPLGTGYHISQSKIAIGSGGIGGKGYLQGSQSHLDYLPEGHTDFVFATMAEEWGLIGGLFVILMFALLLRWATIVSLNATTRFGKLAGGGLTMVIFFYIAINMLMVMGLAPVVGIPLPFLSYGGSSMMTIMICIGLLMGIERTTRQGGGSAGRVVA, encoded by the coding sequence CTGGCCTTTGTCCCCCGCCCGGTGGCGGAGCTGCCCTGGCAGATCATCTTCATCACCATCGCCATCGCCGGTTTCGGCGTGGTCGTGCTCTATTCGGCCGCCGGGGGCAGCATTTCGCCCTGGGCGGGCATTCACGCGCTGCGCTTTGTCGTCTTCCTCACGATGGCGCTCGTCATCCGCCTGTTCAGCGAGAATTTCGTCAAGCTGGGCACCTTCCCCGCCTATGCGCTGTTTGCGGTGCTGTTGCTGCTCGTCGAGCTGGCGGGAGCGGTCAAGGGCGGCAGCCAGCGCTGGATCGAGCTGGGCTTCATCCGCCTGCAGCCATCGGAATTCATGAAGCCGCTGGTGGTGCTCGCCATCGCGCGCTTCTACGAGATGCTGCCCATCGGCCAGGCGCGCAGCTGGTCGGCCATCTGGCCGCCACTGGTGCTGATCGGCGTGCCGTGGTTCCTGGTGATGACCCAGCCCGACCTTGGCACATCGATCGCGGTGATGACCGGCGGCGTCACCGTGATGTTCCTGGCGGGCGTGCCGCTGCGGCTGTTCATCGGGGCGGGTCTGGCCGGCGCGGCCTTCGTGCCCTTTGCCTTCTTCTTCCTGCTCAAGGAGTATCAGCAGAACCGCGTGCTCATCTTCCTCGATCCGGAGAGCGACCCACTGGGCACCGGCTATCATATCAGCCAGTCCAAGATCGCGATCGGATCGGGCGGCATCGGCGGCAAGGGCTATCTCCAGGGCTCGCAAAGCCATCTCGACTATCTGCCCGAGGGGCATACCGATTTCGTCTTCGCCACGATGGCGGAAGAATGGGGGCTGATCGGCGGCCTGTTCGTGATCCTGATGTTCGCGTTGCTGCTGCGCTGGGCCACGATCGTGTCGCTCAACGCGACTACCCGATTCGGCAAGCTGGCCGGCGGCGGCCTCACCATGGTGATCTTCTTCTACATCGCGATCAACATGCTGATGGTCATGGGCCTGGCCCCGGTGGTCGGCATTCCCCTGCCCTTTTTGAGCTATGGGGGATCGTCGATGATGACGATCATGATCTGTATCGGCCTGCTGATGGGCATCGAACGCACCACCCGCCAGGGCGGCGGCAGCGCTGGCCGGGTGGTCGCCTGA
- the mreC gene encoding rod shape-determining protein MreC, translated as MAPPRKRRPGFSRKAQLQIFTGYLLAFTGAFAGLLLLALSYFDPAAFSAVRSVAAEAAAPPARLLTGMRVGVQSGWSELSAYFNAGSKNAALQREAERNRIRLIEARALKQENRELRRLLGLIKQEGRPVATARLINSSASSSRRFATLDVGSRQGVQRGQPVRAQRGLIGRVLETGPNTSRVLLLSDAENVVPVRRARDGTVAFSQGRGDGRVDIKLIDIGINPFKVGDVMVTSGNGGIYPPNVPVAIIEKLTGDGAIGKLLANPAGTDFVIVQEMYEPELVDPEASGLPPANTEEATTLSAPRKAEPAKMPTPSAATPSAPASQPSPTPAPVATEATAQGPQPQ; from the coding sequence ATGGCGCCGCCCCGCAAACGGCGCCCCGGGTTCTCCCGCAAGGCGCAGCTGCAGATTTTCACCGGGTATTTGCTCGCGTTTACCGGCGCATTTGCCGGATTACTGCTGCTTGCCCTGTCCTATTTCGATCCGGCGGCCTTTTCCGCTGTGCGCTCGGTCGCGGCTGAAGCCGCAGCGCCCCCTGCGCGCCTGCTCACCGGCATGCGCGTGGGCGTACAAAGCGGCTGGAGCGAACTATCCGCCTATTTCAACGCCGGGTCGAAGAACGCCGCGCTCCAGCGCGAGGCGGAGCGCAACCGCATCCGTCTGATCGAGGCACGCGCGCTGAAGCAGGAAAATCGCGAGCTGCGCCGTCTGCTCGGCCTGATCAAGCAGGAGGGCCGTCCGGTGGCTACGGCGCGGCTGATCAACTCCAGCGCCTCGAGCAGCCGTCGCTTTGCCACGCTGGATGTCGGATCGCGCCAGGGCGTGCAGCGCGGCCAGCCGGTACGCGCCCAGCGCGGGCTGATCGGCCGCGTGCTCGAGACCGGGCCCAATACCTCGCGCGTGCTGCTGCTGAGCGATGCGGAAAATGTCGTGCCGGTCCGCCGCGCGCGCGATGGCACGGTCGCCTTCTCGCAAGGGCGCGGCGATGGCCGGGTGGACATCAAGCTGATCGATATCGGGATCAACCCGTTCAAGGTCGGCGATGTGATGGTGACATCGGGCAATGGCGGCATCTATCCGCCCAATGTGCCCGTCGCGATCATTGAGAAGCTGACCGGCGACGGCGCGATCGGCAAGCTGCTCGCCAACCCTGCCGGCACCGATTTCGTCATCGTGCAGGAAATGTACGAGCCTGAACTGGTCGATCCCGAAGCCAGCGGCCTTCCGCCCGCCAATACGGAAGAGGCGACGACGCTGTCTGCGCCGCGCAAGGCCGAACCGGCCAAGATGCCCACACCGTCGGCAGCCACGCCGTCTGCGCCAGCGTCCCAGCCTTCGCCAACGCCCGCGCCGGTTGCAACCGAAGCCACAGCGCAAGGACCGCAGCCGCAATGA
- the mrdA gene encoding penicillin-binding protein 2, translating into MRRPGKLITRNSLNITFNRRTMLIGGAQGLVGAILATRMAYISIVENERYKMLSESNRVNLTLIPPRRGWIIDRNGKPLANNKADFRVDLIPQRVRDVDATIDQLSNILRMTPDKVDDLRAAMKEAHGLQPVPVASGLSWEDFAALSVRLPDLPGVAPQRGFSRQYPTGAAVGHLLGYVGIANAEEYEENKNPLLITPGFKIGKDGLEKYFEPQLQGKPGARKVEVTARGKIVRELGVQEDVPGKPLKLTIDGGLQEFVARRMGRESGAAVVIDCQTGGILAFSSMPSFDPNSFSDGIGRLEYSMLSQDERVPLLNKATRGLYPPGSTLKPMAAVACLQHGVDPEETVNCPGGYRLGNRFYQCLGRHGPVNMVRAIEKSCNTYFYAQAHRLGYDKIAMVAREMGLGEDFNLAGLNQRYGTIPDSEWKMRKFKQAWTASDSLNAVIGQGYVIANPLQLAVMVARLASGRKLYPHLIPNDKIAPTLPYAPEHLAIAQQGMAQVVSQGTAARSKLPLDGIAMAGKTGTAQVRGLGSGSRGGAGVPWKYRDHGLFVCFAPVEQPLYAAAVVIEHGLGGSRAAAPVAKDFMTYMFDPQKAMDSLLAMEAGWGGNISERMASEFAAFRARAEGLTAEPPAPEAAD; encoded by the coding sequence ATGAGACGACCGGGCAAGCTGATCACGCGCAATTCGCTGAACATCACGTTCAACCGCCGCACGATGCTGATCGGCGGGGCGCAGGGCCTGGTCGGCGCCATCCTGGCCACGCGCATGGCCTATATCTCGATCGTCGAGAACGAGCGCTACAAGATGCTGTCGGAGAGCAACCGGGTCAACCTGACGCTCATTCCGCCCCGCCGCGGCTGGATCATCGACCGCAACGGCAAGCCGCTGGCCAACAACAAGGCCGATTTCCGCGTCGACCTGATCCCGCAGCGCGTGCGCGATGTCGATGCGACTATCGATCAGCTGAGCAACATCCTGCGCATGACGCCCGACAAGGTCGACGATCTGCGCGCCGCGATGAAAGAGGCGCACGGTCTGCAACCGGTGCCGGTCGCATCGGGGCTGAGCTGGGAAGATTTCGCCGCGCTGTCGGTGCGCCTGCCCGACCTTCCCGGCGTCGCGCCGCAGCGCGGCTTTTCGCGTCAATATCCCACCGGCGCGGCGGTCGGGCATCTGCTGGGCTATGTCGGCATCGCCAATGCCGAGGAATATGAGGAAAACAAGAATCCGCTGCTGATCACCCCCGGTTTCAAGATCGGCAAGGACGGGCTGGAAAAATATTTCGAGCCGCAGCTTCAGGGCAAGCCCGGGGCGCGCAAGGTGGAAGTCACCGCGCGCGGCAAGATCGTGCGCGAACTGGGCGTGCAGGAAGACGTGCCCGGCAAGCCGCTCAAGCTCACCATCGATGGCGGTCTGCAGGAATTTGTCGCGCGCAGGATGGGCCGCGAATCCGGCGCGGCGGTGGTGATCGACTGCCAGACCGGGGGGATCCTCGCCTTTTCGTCGATGCCCAGTTTCGACCCCAACAGCTTTTCCGATGGTATCGGCCGGCTGGAATATTCGATGCTGTCGCAGGATGAGCGCGTGCCGCTGCTCAACAAGGCGACGCGCGGGCTCTATCCGCCCGGATCGACGCTCAAGCCGATGGCCGCGGTCGCCTGCCTGCAGCACGGGGTGGATCCGGAAGAGACGGTCAACTGCCCCGGCGGCTATCGGCTGGGCAACCGCTTCTACCAGTGCCTGGGACGCCACGGACCGGTCAACATGGTCCGCGCGATCGAAAAGAGCTGCAACACCTATTTCTACGCGCAGGCGCACCGGCTGGGCTATGACAAGATCGCCATGGTCGCGCGCGAAATGGGGCTGGGCGAGGATTTCAACCTGGCCGGGTTGAACCAGCGTTACGGCACCATTCCCGACAGCGAATGGAAGATGCGCAAGTTCAAGCAGGCATGGACCGCATCGGACTCGCTCAACGCGGTGATCGGCCAGGGCTATGTCATCGCCAATCCGCTGCAGCTGGCGGTGATGGTCGCGCGGCTGGCATCGGGCCGCAAGCTCTATCCGCATCTGATCCCCAACGACAAGATCGCGCCCACCCTGCCCTATGCGCCCGAGCATCTCGCGATCGCGCAGCAGGGCATGGCGCAGGTTGTGAGCCAGGGGACAGCGGCGCGCTCCAAGCTGCCGTTGGACGGCATCGCCATGGCCGGCAAGACCGGTACCGCGCAGGTGCGCGGTCTCGGCTCGGGCAGCCGGGGCGGCGCGGGCGTGCCGTGGAAATATCGCGACCATGGCCTGTTCGTCTGCTTCGCGCCGGTCGAACAGCCGCTTTATGCTGCCGCCGTTGTGATCGAACATGGTCTGGGCGGATCGCGCGCCGCAGCGCCGGTGGCCAAGGATTTCATGACCTATATGTTCGATCCGCAAAAGGCGATGGACAGCCTTTTGGCGATGGAGGCCGGCTGGGGCGGCAATATTTCCGAGCGCATGGCCAGCGAGTTCGCCGCCTTCCGGGCGCGGGCCGAAGGCCTGACGGCTGAACCGCCAGCGCCAGAGGCCGCCGACTGA